Proteins found in one Labeo rohita strain BAU-BD-2019 chromosome 11, IGBB_LRoh.1.0, whole genome shotgun sequence genomic segment:
- the acad9 gene encoding complex I assembly factor ACAD9, mitochondrial: MNLNKLFVLSRSANLGRNLFAVRVAQKGDCLHRFQSRRFIRSSARSLAYAKDLFLGKVNKAEVFPYPEITNEELEELNQLVQPVEKFFSEDVDSKKIDHEAVIPPETLNGLKELGLFGIQIPEEYGGLGLSNTMYARLGEITSLDGAIAVTLAAHQAIGLKGILIAGNEAQKAKYLPKLATGEHIAAFCLTEPGSGSDAASVQTRATLTEDGKHFLLNGTKFWISNGGWADIMTVFARTEVVDKDGQKKDKITAFIVERAFGGVTSGKPEDKLGIRGSNTSEITFEDTKVPIENVIGEVGGGFKVAMNILNNGRFSMGSAGAGMIKKLIEWTSEYACTRKQFSRSLSEFGMIQDKFATMALNAFVMESMAYLTSGMMDRPGVPDCSLEAAMVKVFSSEGSWICVSEALQVLGGLGFTKNYPYERYLRDCRILQIFEGTNEILRMYIALTGMQYAGQILTGKIKEMKKGNVGVVFEILGKKLKDSVVKTVDFGLTGKDGVVHPSLTESAKMFEQNAAHFGSTVEGLLYRYGKTIVEEQLVLKKVADVLINLYAMTAVLSRTSRSISIGLRNHDHEVLLTNTFCKDAHFKNNFLLTQLQKNSPENNDANIKKIAEEVLAKRAYVCSHPLDRTF, encoded by the exons ATGAACCTGAacaaactttttgttttgtcaagATCGGCAAATCTTGGAAGAAATTTGTTTGCTGTTCGAGTTGCTCAAAAAGGAGATTGTCTGCATCGCTTTCAGTCGCGGCGCTTCATTAGATCCAGTGCGAGGAGTTTGGCATATGCCAAAGATCTTTTCCTGGGCAAAGTAAACAAG GCTGAAGTCTTCCCCTATCCAGAAATAACCAATGAAGAATTAGAGGAGCTAAACCAACTTGTTCAGCCTGTGGAGAAGTTTTTCAGTGAAGACG TTGATTCTAAGAAGATTGACCATGAGGCTGTAATTCCTCCTGAGACTTTAAATGGGCTGAAAGAACTGGGGCTGTTTGGGATCCAGATACCTGAAGAATATG GCGGTCTGGGCCTCTCAAACACCATGTATGCCAGGTTAGGAGAGATCACGTCTTTAGATGGGGCTATTGCAGTCACCCTTGCAGCACATCAAGCCATTGGCCTGAAG GGAATATTGATAGCTGGAAATGAAGCTCAGAAAGCAAAATACCTGCCCAAACTTGCAACAGGAGAGCATATTGCAGCGTTCTGCCTTACTGAACCTGGAAG CGGGAGTGATGCTGCATCTGTACAGACACGCGCCACACTGACGGAAGATGGAAAGCACTTCTTGCTCAATGGCACAAAG TTTTGGATTTCCAATGGGGGCTGGGCGGACATCATGACTGTGTTTGCCAGAACTGAAGTTGTTGACAAAGACGGTCAAAAGAAAGATAAGATCACAGCTTTCATTGTAGAGAGGGCATTCGGTGGTGTGACCAGTGGCAAACCTGAAGACAAACTGGGTATCAGAGGCTCAAACA CCTCTGAGATCACATTTGAAGACACCAAGGTGCCAATTGAGAATGTAATCGGTGAAGTCGGCGGTGGTTTTAAG GTTGCCATGAACATTCTGAACAATGGGCGCTTTAGCATGGGCAGTGCAGGTGCAGGGATGATCAAGAAGCTGATCG AGTGGACTTCAGAATATGCATGCACAAGAAAACAATTCAGCAGGAGCCTTTCTGAGTTTGGAATGATTCAG GATAAGTTTGCTACCATGGCCCTGAATGCGTTTGTGATGGAGAGCATGGCTTACCTCACTTCTGGAATGATGGACCGACCCGGAGTCCCAGActgctctctggaggctgctaTGGTCAAG GTCTTCAGCTCTGAGGGCAGCTGGATCTGTGTGAGTGAAGCCCTGCAGGTTTTAGGAGGGCTAGGCTTCACCAAGAACTACCCCTACGAACGCTACCTGAGGGACTGCCGCATCCTCCAGATATTTGAG GGCACTAATGAGATTTTGAGGATGTACATTGCACTTACCGGAATGCAGTATGCCGGCCAAATACTAACAGGAAAAATAAA AGAGATGAAGAAGGGAAATGTGGGGGTGGTGTTTGAGATTCTGGGAAAGAAATTGAAGGACTCCGTGGTGAAGACGGTGGACTTTGGACTGACCGGCAAAGATGGTGTTGTGCACCCCAGTCTGACG GAGAGCGCCAAAATGTTTGAGCAGAACGCTGCACACTTCGGCTCCACTGTGGAAGGCTTACTGTACCGGTATGGAAAG ACAATCGTTGAGGAGCAGCTCGTGCTGAAGAAAGTTGCAGATGTGTTAATTAACCTCTACGCCATGACAGCCGTCCTATCCCGCACCAGTCGCTCCATTAGCATCGGCCTGCGCAACCATGACCATGAG